From one Acinonyx jubatus isolate Ajub_Pintada_27869175 chromosome B1, VMU_Ajub_asm_v1.0, whole genome shotgun sequence genomic stretch:
- the FGA gene encoding fibrinogen alpha chain: MFSLKIFCLALSVVGTVWTGDVQEGEFIAEGGGVRGPRIVEGHHSVCKETDWPFCSDEDWNYKCPSGCRMKGLIDEVNQDFTNRINKLKNSLFDYQKNNKDSSSLTGNVMELVRGDFATGNNNDNTFSQVSEDLRSRIEILKRKVLEQVQHIQLLQKNVRDQLIDMKRLEVDIDIKIRSCQGSCSRALERRTDLKYYEDQQKQLEQVIAKDLLPSRDTQYLPQLKMRTAPDTIPVEYKHQLQKAPAEWKALMETQQMKITLERTGTDGNAPGDSVSHGTGSVPESPRNPGSSTPGSSGTWNPGSSGPGSSGAWNPGSSGPGSSGAWNPGSSGPGSSGAWNPGSSGPGSGSTWDAGSSGVSSVGTWNTESTSSWSSGSTGTGSGGSWSSGTPQPGSFRPDSLGHGDTRPTKQEWGKFEEVSGSVSPGTKKEYHTGKLVTSKGDKELLIGNEKVTSGSTTTTRRSCSKTVTKTVIGPDGRKEVIKEVVNSEDGSDCDLSHAFSGSLGDLHSRHPDLASFFESASTGSKFSSVLPPTLREFESMGSESDIFTHLGEHELPSSGKTSTHSKQLVTTSKTYNRGDSTFESKSFKVAGEAGSEAEHEVLRGAYTTKRGHARARPARDCDDVLQTHPAGAQSGIFNIKLPGSSKIFSVYCDQETSLGGWLLIQQRMDGSLNFNRTWQDYKRGFGSLDDKGEGEFWLGNEYLHLLTLRGSVLRVELEDWAGNLAYAEYHLRVGSEAEGYPLQVSSYEGTAGDALIEGSVEEGTEYTSHAGMQFSTYDRDADLWEENCAEVYGGGWWYNSCQAANLNGIYYPGGSYDPRNNSPYEIENGVVWVPFRGADYSLRAVRMKIRPLVTHSEQK, translated from the exons ACTGGAGATGTCCAGGAAGGTGAATTTATAGCTGAAGGAGGAGGTGTGCGTGGCCCAAGAATTGTGGAAGGACATCACTCTGTGTGCAAAGAGACAGACTGGCCCTTCTGCTCTGATGAAGACTGG AACTACAAATGCCCTTCTGGCTGCAGGATGAAAGGGTTAATCGATGAAGTCAATCAAGATTTTACAAACAGAATTAATAAGCTCAAAAATTCACTATTTGATTATCAGAAGAACAATAAGGACTCTAGTTCACTGACAGGGAATGTAATGGAACTTGTGAGAGGGGATTTTGCCACCGGTAACA acaATGATAATACATTTAGCCAAGTGTCAGAAGATCTGAGAAGCAGAATTGAGATCCTGAAGCGCAAAGTCTTGGAACAAGTACAGCATATCCAACTTCTGCAGAAAAATGTCAGGGATCAACTGATAGATATGAAACGACTGGAG gTGGACATTGATATTAAGATCCGATCTTGCCAAGGGTCGTGCAGTAGGGCTTTAGAACGTAGGACAGATCTAAAGTACTACGAAGATCAGCAGAAGCAACTTGAACAAGTCATTGCCAAAGACTTACTTCCCTCTAGAGATACGCAATATTTACCACAGCTGAAAATGCGCACAGCTCCAGATACGATTCCTGTGGAGTACAAGCACCAGCTTCAGAAGGCCCCTGCAGAGTGGAAGGCACTCATGGAAACGCAGCAGATGAAAATAACGTTAGAGAGGACTGGTACAGATGGGAATGCCCCAGGAGACTCTGTATCGCATGGAACGGGATCAGTGCCTGAAAGCCCTAGGAATCCTGGGAGCTCCACACCTGGAAGTTCTGGCACTTGGAACCCTGGGAGCTCCGGACCTGGAAGCTCGGGCGCTTGGAACCCTGGGAGCTCTGGACCTGGGAGCTCGGGCGCTTGGAACCCTGGGAGCTCTGGACCTGGGAGCTCAGGCGCTTGGAACCCCGGGAGCTCCGGACCTGGCAGTGGCAGCACCTGGGACGCCGGCAGCTCTGGAGTTAGCAGTGTGGGTACTTGGAACACGGAGAGTACCAGCTCTTGGAGCTCTGGGAGCACTGGAACTGGCAGTGGTGGCTCTTGGAGCTCTGGAACTCCGCAGCCTGGAAGTTTTAGGCCAGATAGCTTAGGGCATGGGGACACCAGGCCTACCAAGCAAGAGTGGGGCAAGTTTGAAGAGGTGTCAGGAAGTGTATCTCCAGGGACAAAGAAAGAGTACCACACGGGCAAACTGGTCACTTCTAAAGGAGATAAAGAGCTTCTTATTGGTAATGAGAAGGTCACCTCTGGTAGCACGACCACCACTCGTCGTTCATGCTCTAAAACTGTCACTAAGACAGTTATAGGTCCTGATGGTCGCAAAGAAGTGATCAAAGAAGTGGTAAACTCCGAAGATGGTTCTGATTGTGACTTGTCCCATGCTTTTTCTGGTAGCCTAGGGGATCTCCATTCTAGACACCCTGACTTGGCGAGTTTCTTTGAATCTGCCTCAACTGGAAGCAAATTTTCGAGTGTACTCCCACCTACCTTAAGAGAGTTTGAAAGTATGGGCTCGGAATCTGACATATTCACGCACTTAGGGGAACACGAGCTCCCTTCCAGTGGTAAAACTTCAACTCACAGCAAACAGTTGGTAACCACTAGTAAGACTTACAACAGAGGAGACTCCACATTTGAAAGCAAGAGCTTTAAAGTGGCAGGTGAGGCCGGAAGTGAAGCGGAACACGAAGTCCTCAGAGGAGCATATACCACCAAAAGAGGCCATGCTAGAGCTCGCCCTGCCAGAG actgtGATGATGTCCTCCAAACACATCCTGCAGGTGCCCAAAGTGGTATTTTCAATATCAAGCTACCCGGATCCAGTAagattttttctgtttattgtgATCAAGAGACCAGTTTGGGAGGATGGCTTTTGATCCAGCAAAGAATGGATGGATCACTGAATTTTAACCGGACCTGGCAAGACTACAAGAGAGGTTTCGGCAGTCTGGATGACAAGGGGGAAGGAGAATTCTGGCTAGGCAATGAATACCTCCACTTACTGACCCTAAGGGGCTCTGTCCTTCGGGTTGAATTAGAGGACTGGGCTGGGAATCTGGCTTATGCAGAATATCACTTGAGGGTAGGCTCTGAGGCAGAAGGCTATCCCCTGCAGGTCTCCTCCTATGAGGGCACAGCAGGCGATGCTCTGATTGAGGGTTCCGTAGAGGAAGGAACAGAGTATACTTCTCATGCTGGCATGCAGTTCAGCACCTATGACAGGGATGCAGACCTGTGGGAAGAGAACTGCGCAGAAGTCTACGGAGGAGGTTGGTGGTACAACAGCTGCCAAGCAGCCAATCTCAATGGCATCTACTACCCTGGGGGCTCCTATGACCCAAGGAACAACAGTCCTTATGAGATTGAGAATGGAGTGGTCTGGGTTCCCTTCAGAGGTGCAGATTATTCCCTCAGGGCTGTTCGCATGAAAATCAGGCCCCTGGTGACCCACTCGGAGCAGAAGTGA